ATGCCTCCTACTAAGCCCAACCTGCCCAGGCGAAAGGGAGATACAAATTTTCTGTTCACTCTTCATCGGTAATTGCAGATCAActgagttctagagagagaaacagaATTCTAGAGAAAGATGGTGGAAGAAATAATGAAATCGGAGGAGCAGAAGTTGATCGATGTCAACAAGCACAGAGGTGTTCGATCAGacggagaagaagatgaacaactGGAAGAGGGAGAGATTGTCGGTGGCGACGCGGATACCCtatcgtcttcctcttcttccaggCCTGGTACGGCCATAGCTCAGCATCCGCTCGAGCATTCTTGGACTTTCTGGTTCGATACTCCCTCTGCTAAGTCCAAGCAAGTCGCTTGGGGTAGTTCCATGCGCCCTATCTACACTTTCTCCTCCGTTGAAGAGTTCTGGAGGTATCATTCTAAATCTCATTGACGTTTCTTGACACGATTAATTACGTTATCTCTATTATATCACGAATAAAATTTAAAACGGAAACTGCAACCAATTTCTGAAAGAGTTTTTGAACTAGGGTTTTAACTTCATCTCTTCGACTCTTAGCGTGTTTCATTTCATGCGCTCTTTTCGATTGCAAtgtttataataacaataatataaataataatcccTTTCTAATGTTTCAAGAAAGTTTGAAATATGAAATGAATCAGTACGACACGATTCTTGACTTAGGGTTTCATGAACAAATTTGTGCTCATCTGTATAATTCCTATGGATGCTATGAACCATACGATTCAAATGGTCATTTGATTCTATACATTCTGTTTAATGATATCTTTGAATGTTGATCTAAATGCAGTCTTTACAACAACATACATCGACCAAGCAAGTTGGCTCAAGGAGCTGACTTCTATTGTTTCAAGAATAAAATCGAGCCTAAGTGGGAAGACCCTGTTTGTGCTAATGGTGGAAAGTGGACTATGACCTTTACCAAAGCAAAATCCGACACCTGTTGGCTGTATACGGTATTTCCCCATTGCTCTTTCTTCTTTCATCATCCATGAGTTTGACCAATTCATACTCTGTTTGACCTCTTTCTTGATGTGAAATAGTTGCTAGCAATGATTGGAGAACAGTTTGATCATGGAGATGATATATGTGGAGCAGTTGTAAATGTTAGAGCAAGGCAAGAAAAAATAGCTTTGTGGACCAAAAATGCTGCGAATGAGAGTGCTCAGGTATATTATTTTTAGACTATAATCTTGTCTCTGTGTTATTCTTGTGATGGGAGTATCTGAATGTAAGATATATTGGGGTTGTTTGCAGCTAAGCATTGGGAAACAATGGAAGGAGTTTATTGATTACAATGATACCATAGGCTTTATATTTCATGTAAGTGATATAGTTCTCATTTTCTGATCTTAATATTTGGGGATTTTTTTTTTGAGTTATGTTTTGTGTTTATTTTGCAGGAAGACGCGAAGACTCTTGATAGAAGTGCTAAAAACAAATACACAGTATGAGGTGTGGTTATGTTTGCTTAGTGCCTAATATGGAATGAATATCTTTTGTATTGATGAATCTTGACTATTTTCATTCCCGATTTATGCTACAATTCTGCAAGGAGTTTATTCTATCCTACTGTTAGTTTTTTTTGGGTGTTAtgatattaaaagaaaagatttgTAGTGATGAGGAGTTTGAACATTTGGGAATTGAAATGAGTAACAAAAACTTGTAGCAACTCTCTTTTTTAACACCCTGCATTTGGTTTTTGTTTAGATATTTGATAAGTTTGTgtaatttttaactttttgtgATTAAAGGTGTGCTTTTTAGTGCTAGAGGTGATTAATCTTGAATCCATTGCACcgtttttaacaccaaaaataatTTAATGTGTAATTTTTGTTTCTAACTTGTCAGATTTAAATGATAACCcttttatagttattagactaaaAACAGTTTTTGTCTTAGTGGTTAGGTTGTTTTGGGAATTGTTTTGAGTTGTTATGATTTAGATTTGATTTTGATTGGTTATACGTTTGATTCTTAGTTTTGAAGTTTTTAAACATAAAGAAGAATGTCTTAGAAGATGAAGAGTATAGGGCAAATCGATCATTTTTATATGGTCTTTAACAGTCCCATTGTTAAGATTAACAGCCAAGATACCTAGAGGATGGCAAATAAACGTTTGAGGGACAACAGAAGTTAAATTTGAAAAAGCCAGACCTGACTAAAAAACTACCTAAGTAGTAAGCATAGGTCCCTAGAAGAGGTTCATAAAACCCG
The genomic region above belongs to Lactuca sativa cultivar Salinas chromosome 4, Lsat_Salinas_v11, whole genome shotgun sequence and contains:
- the LOC111914694 gene encoding eukaryotic translation initiation factor 4E-1; translated protein: MVEEIMKSEEQKLIDVNKHRGVRSDGEEDEQLEEGEIVGGDADTLSSSSSSRPGTAIAQHPLEHSWTFWFDTPSAKSKQVAWGSSMRPIYTFSSVEEFWSLYNNIHRPSKLAQGADFYCFKNKIEPKWEDPVCANGGKWTMTFTKAKSDTCWLYTLLAMIGEQFDHGDDICGAVVNVRARQEKIALWTKNAANESAQLSIGKQWKEFIDYNDTIGFIFHEDAKTLDRSAKNKYTV